The genomic DNA gcttttttccaaaaataaacttgGCAACGCTTATATGGccgcattttgtggcaaataaACTGGCGGCAAGCGCAAACTGCCAGCCATAAAAACTATGTCGATGTCGGCAAATTATGCTACGAAGTTTCAGAGCACTGAATAAAATCAttcatgttgcatgttgcacgcTGCCGCCTCTTTGGCTGACATTtaacacagagacagagtgacATTTCAGGCGCCACAGAAGGggggagagatagagaaagagtgggagtgggagacaTCCATGGCCCAGAGTGGAATCCAAATCAATGAGGATTTGCTGCATTCACCATTTGTCACACCAGCAACCACACTCCACCATTCCATGTTGCACTAATGAGTGCAtattgtgcgtgtgtgtgccagcatTTTCCAACGGGGAATTTGCCTTCTTGCTGATTTTCCACATTGTAGTGACAGCAGTTAGTGCGGCAGTGCGCCGCAAGATAGGTAAAACATGAGCAAAATGCCACAAGTTTATTTTGACATTCATGCCACAGAAACAAGAGAAGTCGCTCCCCTGGAACAGTGTCTCTGGCTGCAGCTTTACTCCAGCAAAAATCAAAGGTTATAGCAGTGAGAAAGAGGCCCGCAGCAAATATtatgcagcaaacaaaaaattccagCAACATCTAGAGGAGTATATTCTAAGAAACTGCCAAGGAATCGCTTTCTATACAAATCTCTTGATTTTTACCTcagtaaaaaaaacaatcaaaacttggacaaaaaatgtttttgttataattaaGCTAAATTTCGATTGTGGACTTTGATCTACGGATTCTGCGGTCCCCAATTGATTATTTCAAACAATATTTGCAGTATCTCATCGATATTGATGTTCTTTTCGTTCAATCTTTTCAGTGGCGCCTGCAGGTCACTTGAATTCTggaataaaaatcatttatgcTTCTATTTCTCTTTGGAGAAAACCAAAATCCCTTCTCAAAACATACCCTTGCTCTATCCACCAGAATCTTGAACTGCTTGTCCCTCAGGGCCTTGTAGAATTTGGCGAAATCCCCGCCCTGACGCACCTTTTGGGACATCAGGGACCGCTTCGCGCAGGAATGTGGTAAGATCGCGGTGCAGCATCATCTCCACGGGCACAGTGCGCGACAGCTGAAAGGCGCGCAGTCGCTGGGGAAGATTGTCCACAAGGCTGGTCACATCATAGCCCGATCCGTATTCGTTGAGGTAATCAATGAGGGCTGCCACATCGGGAGCGGCACGCACCTGCTGCCAGGTCTTTAAGAATTCATCGCTGCGAACAAATCCCACGGCCTGACGGAATCTCGGATCAAAGATATAGTACCTGGCGGCTATATAACCGATGCGTCGTCGCGGCGCTATGGCCACAAAATCTCGCAAATCCTCACGTAAATCAGCAAAAGTTGGAGCGCAACCAAAGATTACACCAAGCAAAAAGATAGCAATCGGAACGTGACCAAAGAAAGCCATTGTTGGGTGCTTGAAGCTTGAGTTTGAAGACGTCTCTGGTTGCTGGTTGACACTTTTATATACTACTGGACCAGTCCGAAAgatgggaaaatatttgctgttGATGGTAGGTGCTGGTAAGCAAGGTGCTAATTGATTGCCGAATGATCGAAAACTATTACTTTTGCTTTCACCATTGCGTAGTGGGAACAGCGTCGCACTCGATGtttggcctgctgctgttcccaGTATTCCACAAAGTGCGAAATAAAGCAGAGAAGTGTGCTCAGCACTCCGAGTAAGTATTAATCAAGTGATAAATTCTTTTGTCTGGGCCCCAAAAGCTGACTGTAATTGCTCCCCATTTGTGCATTAAAAACAATGATTGATTCCAGCTCCGTCTACCAGAGACTACCCACACATCTCCCTCACTTTATGTTCAATTGTCTGGCCCAAAAATTAGAATTCAATTGCGTGATTTATGGAGTCTGAAGTAATTTACGAGTCACCAGAGAGAGACAATGCCAATGCGTGGCCCCTAAGCACTCACTCCCACAAAACAAGCGACTAACAATCGTAATTAAAGCTCTAATTTAGTGCGAAAATTAAATAAGGTTTTccatacaaaatacatattacatttatatatttttgttgactttGTGATAAGAGAAACATTGAGAGATCTTCAGCCAACAGTCACATTTGTCTGCCTCGCAAGTAAAGAACGATTTCTCTGATGATTGCTGTGATATTGATCGAAAGACCGAAATGGGTTCACTTAGCCCTGCCCTCCCAAAGTTTTCTCTTTAACGTGAGTAAACAAGTAAAGGCGAAACGCTAAAGCCAAAGATCTTCATTCCAAATTCATTCCTATTCGATTTTTAATTTCTGCCAAAGAGTACAAAAGGAAGGTAATAAATTTTCGCATATTATCGGCCTTTCCCACGAAACGGGCTTTCGAGTACCCCAAATAGacggaaatgaaaacgaaagctttacgtgtgtgtgggggacCCACAGCTAGGCCGTTGTCATCTTCCGCCtgccagacagacatacaCCTATTGAAACCGGGAGCCGCACGGCCGCCCGGCCACATATGATGCTGAATTGCTGCGGTTGCCCAGGACATTCACAGGACCATTTCCAGGACCATTGGTAGCCGTGCGTAATAAGCTGCAAAAACCATTTTTTGCCTACCTTTTTGGGGCATTGTTCCCCCGTGCGGGTAATGTCGTTTGAAGTTTGTTTATGATTTTCGGATGTTGCACGCACACCAACAAACGGCACTACTCATAGGAACACAATGTGGCTACATAGCACCGAAGTGAGGTTTACCCTAGAGGAGAtacacaaaaagaacaaaaaaataaatgggtCTCTCTAATGCTTTCTATAACTTGAAAAAACCTCAAGACAATATTGATGTTCAATTCCTACAGTAACAGACAAACTGCTGGCCAAAAGAGTATGCCCCCCTCTTGTACAGGGTATTCCAAACTGTTGGTTCGCGTTTAGATTtagatttgctgctgcttttgttgcgtTGGTGCGTTTTATGCGTTGCGTATTAGTAGAGATTTATGCATTTAGGAAATTAAACATCCTGGAAAAGCGGTGCAATTTTTAAAGGCCTCCCTTAAAGGTgcgtggatggatggatgtagGGCTGGGGTAGGGGGGAATGCCAGGCGCCGCTGTCATTAATTTGAAATCATGCGTAAAATCGCGTAATgtcgccacacacacacacacactgttgCCAGGACCAACGAGACTTCCACAGACAGATCCATTGCCAGGCCATCCGTATCCTTCTGGGGCATACAGCATCCTTCTTTTACAAAAAACaatgttgtgtgttgttttgtgcCGCCTACTTATTGcacgtatgtatgcacatatgtatgtttgtatgtatgtatgtgtgatgTATCTGTATTTCGGCTGTTTTTTAcgcttctctttttctctctttgggAGTCCTGTCTGCACGGCGGAAATGCGTTCGACCACATCAATCACGCGACATTGACAaatgtgaatatttttgttgaaaattataTGTGTGGTGCGTGGCGGATGGCGGATGGTGGATGGCGACTACCGACTGCCGACTGGCGAATGGAAGATGGGCATGCCATGGCCCATGCCCCGATGGTCGCTGGGCATGTGGGCAAGTGGCTGTGCAAATTATTGGCTACAATAGTGCTTCAAATTGGgcaatttattgctttattgCTTTTACGTGTTTCGTCTGCGGCTTGGTTGCAATTTTCATATACGTTTTCCCCCCTTCcggccacacaccacacccaatCTCTGCCAAGCGATTCTCTCCACAATTCACTTTTTTTCTCATTATGTGACATGGTGGCAAGTGCACTTGTTGTTGCAGCGCTGCCGTTGCCCTTGCTGTTGCCGTTtataattgcaaatttaatcacggtaaaaaataaaaagttttaagTGCCGCCAGATTGCTTCATACATAGtcaagtatgtacataaatacatacattcatatttatgtacgtgtacgtgtgtcATGTGTTGGTATGTATTCTATGGTAAATAAATTCCTTAATTGTCAACCATTTTCAATGAAAGTTTTCCCGGTTATCCCCATCGTTTATCGACTGAAATTATGGAAAGCCTCAAAGTGTCATCGATAAGCCCTTGGAAAGAAATGCAGAAATCGAAAATGTGTGGCCATTGAATGCCCTTCCAAAATGCCTTCAGATCAGAAAATCAAATCGGAACTcaatactacatacatactcgtacgctGTAGTCCAATAAAACGATTTAATTTACCAAATAATGTGCATATCCTAGGATTTATTTTGGTAGCACCGCACTCCATAAATTTTGCTCTCACTTGAATTCTGCTACTTTCCATTCAATCATTGTGCACTGAATTAAATGTCTATTGTCTATAAAAGTTGTCTATTTAGTTCAGTATTCTGACACCAGCTCAACGGAGCCTCACACAaaacccgcacacacacgttcATATAAACTGGTTTCCACaataatttttcataatttttaacGTATCATTTTCCAAATTCCCTGAATGTCTCGCTTACAATTTATCGGCGGTTGGCGTCGCTCGGCGCTGGGATTCTTCCGCTACCATGGGGCACTACCACAGAGCCTGCGCTGCCTGCAGGTGCGCACCAAGTGCGATGAGATGCGAGGAGTCGCCGTGGGTCTGTACGAGAAGGAGGGCGATCATCCGCCGAAACTTTCGGCGGGTGGCGATGAGTTTGATCGTCTAGCTGGCGGAAAATTAACCGATCTGATACTCGAATCGGGACTCACTGGAGAGCTAGGCATAGGAAGACTCTACCACAATATTGGCACGGAGTATAACTGCCTGGCGGTGGTGGGGCTGGGCCGAGAGGGGGCCGGCTACAATCACGAGGAAGTTATCGACGAGGGCATGGAGAATGTGCGCGTGTGCGCCGCCGTTGGCGCCCGGGCCCTTCAGCTTCAGGGCTGCGGTGAGGTTCACGTCGATGGCATGGACTATGCGGAGCAAGCCGCCGAGGGCTCGGCCCTGGCCGTTTGGCGGTACAACATGAACCGTCGCAAGCGCGATCGCACCCACATACCGAAGCTGGAGCTGTATCATTCCTCGGACACGGAAGCTTGGACGCGGGGACTGTTCAAGGCCGAGTCCCAGAACCTCACGCGACGTCTGTGTGACACGCCGGCCAACGAGATGACGCCATTGATCTTCGCCCAGGCCGCCGTCGATGCCCTTTGCCCATGCGGCGTTACCGTCGAGGTGCGCACCATGGAGTGGATCGAGGACAAGGGTCTCTCTTCTTTCCTAACAATCGCCAAGGGCTCCTGCGAGCCCCCCGTCCTACTGGAGATCAACTACTGCGGCACCGCCCCGGAGGACAAGCCCGTTCTGCTGGTCGGTAAAGGACTGACCTTCCACAGCGGCGGCCTTTGCTTGAAACCCAAAAGGGGCATGGACGAGTACCGCGGTACCGTCTCGGGAGCCGCCCTGGTGGTGGCCACCATCCGTGCGGCCTCCGCCCTCTCCCTGCCCATCAATCTGTCGGCTGTGCTTCCACTCTGCGAGAACCTGCCCTCGGGTATGGCCGTAAAACCCGGCGATGTTGTCACTCTGCTCAACGGTCGGACAATGCGAGTCATGGATCCCGGTGTCGCCGGCACAGTGATGCTAGCCGATCCCCTGCTCTATGGCCAGGCAACGTTCAAGCCGAGGCTTGTGATCGACGTGGGATCGATGGCGACGGGCGTTACCAGCGCACTGGGCGGCTCTGCCACTGGATTGTGGACCAACAACTCCTTCCTGTGGAAGCAATTTCAGAAGGCCGGCGGCTACTCAGGCGACCGCCTGTGGCGCCTGCCTCTGTGGATATACTTCAAGCATTTGGTCACCAAATTCGGCAATTTTGACATGTGCAACAAGGGCCGGGGGCCAGCGTCGTCGTGTCTAGCCGCCGCCGTTCTCCACGAGATGGTGCCATGCAGCGACTGGGTGCATCTCGATACCCACGGCACTGGGATGCTGGCCAAGGACGGGGTGCCGCCATATCTCCTCAAGGACCGCATGAGCGGACGCCCCACACGCACTCTCATCCAGTTGCTCTACCAATTGGCCTGCCAATGTCCTGCAGCCTGATGCAGGAACCTTTGTTTTACCTCACTgacaccaaaccaaaccccaCCCCAATCCTTAAAATTGTCTGTTGATACTGTCAGTTGCATCAAGAATATAGTTTGTAACTTTTAAAGCCATGTTTATCGTTCTCTAAGTGCTCGCAGAAAGCTCGTCCTGGTGCCTAATTAATGCCTCGCAGAAGGAATTTCGGTAGAGTTGCTAATTGCTGCAAGCAAATAATGCCACCGAGTATACGTGCCACATcatgtgaatgtggatgtgATGCCTACAAATGTTGAGGCACATTCTTTATTTATGCGCACATGCTTTGCATAGGTAAtggcctcctgcctcctgtccAAGGACACAGGCGAATACTTAAAAGAGCTAGTGATGTGTGCGTGACAAGGGATTTCTCTCCATATTTGGGTTTCTTTATTTCTCTTAATAGGCTGCTCTAAAGTTCCATTTCAAAACGGACTaacggatggacagacagccATGGACGGCCATGGTATAAAACGTGGTATAACAACAGTAAGAATTTCTTCTCCCTCTTACCTTTTCGGCATTACTCTTATGGCAGAATTTACTGCTCTTCTCCCTCACACATGCGAAATCGCGATTTCGTGGTTACGTCGGAGGGGTAAACGGGACCCTAAAATTTGCGAGAAGATTGACGATAGAACGATTTACgaaacgaatacgaaaacgTACGGCACATTTCAATAAGAGCACATATTTTGGGTAGATTAATATAAGGTGAGGCACTTCGACTGAAGATCGTGGGGAAACACTAGCGAGAGAGGCTTGGATCACCAAGACCTTACCTCTCCATGGAATATAACACTTGCACTCGCTCTtttcttattgcttttctCCACTTCTTCGTATTGGGTATTGGAGAGGGAAGGGAAAAATCTTCCCGCttcttttaaattatttgcacacacaaaaaaaaatacatttctgcATGGAATATGTTTATACaatacacttttcactttcacttatttccttatttttccatagctggctctgccttttgtatgccattttgacgacggagagagagagagcgtcgaCACGCTGCACTCGCTCtttcttattgcttttctCATCTTCTTCACATTGGGCATTGGAAACAGCGCTGCTCCgaattttttgcacacacacacacgtttaCAAATTGCCAGAGATCACGTGAACGTGAAAAAAGATTTATGCGTTGAACACTTCACTTTTGCAGGAACTTTTGCTTGCCATTTTTGCACACAGTACCACTTTACACTTCACATCACTTCACCAAAACACTGCACAGCACCACACTGAATCACTACACTGCGCGCCTATTTTCCCGAACGATTTTTCATCGTTTTCCCGATTTTCGCGACCCGTAACGCGGAGCTGACTTAAAACCGCGTGCTTTTGTTCTTGCTGAAAAATGTAAAGTGAGAGAGCGGCGCAGATTTATATGCGTAGGAGGCTAgtttctagaacattccatgctctctttctgttgcgcTTCCTAATTGCTCTCTCATTGACTTTgaatttgactttgactttgtgttctccctctcctacTCCAAGCAAGCGAACGTTTTTGGGTTTATGCTACGGTAAATGCCAAAAGGGGAAAGGCTGTGTAGCTATGATGGCATGTGGTGGATGAGAGAAGATGAGGAGACCATAAGGAGAGCATGGAAGGTAACAGTGGACAGCGTGGAATATTTGAGAAACTAAGCCTAATGCGCAATAACTTAGTTATTGCAGCGCCAGTctcacacatttattttttcggAGAGCGGCATACATAAATTCCCATGGTTTCTGGAACATTCCATGGCAATTTGACTTTTGTGGTCTTCCTCTCCTACACGAAGGGAGCGAAGGTTTGTGCGTTTGATGGGTGACTTGTTAATGCAGCGGTAAATTGCGAGAAGGGGAAAGTTCTGTGCCCCTACGTTGGAATGAGGAAAGGGACAGCAAATAAAGCAATGGTCAAAAGGTAAGAGAAGGAAGAGAGAAGAAACCAGTGTCGATATTTTGCTCTCCAATtaatgtacgagtatgagaatgtgtgtattgtatgtagatttgtacatacatacatgcatggGTGTTTGGTCTAGTAATTtattaacatacatacatacatatgtacatacatacatatgtaggtatgtaatTAACTGTTCGGCTGCTTGAAATGATTTCTTATCTTGTAATCTTTATAAAAACTGGTTTTTTATATGCACACTGTGACTTTGACCAAACTTAAATTATTTCTGCAGGAAAGATAACAAAAAATGCTTGCAGACCGCAATTAAAATCcaagaaaaactaaacaaaagttaacgctttttaatgaatttccaGCATGTTTTTAGGTTTGAgcgaattgatttaattttcttttctgttttatgtgttttttgttctgtcctctctgttgtttctgtCCTTTGCTGTTTCGTGTGCCCCACAGCCTCAGGAGCCACGTTGCACGAGTCGGCGAGAGGAACAGAGTAGAGTCCTCCATGCCTCAGAGTTCGGGCAAAACGGTCTCGAGTCTCAGTTTCGCTTTCGTTCGCTCTTGTTTGTTGCTTAATTGgaaggaaattaaaaaataaacaagctGCGCTAAAAGTAAATACTACACGTTGCCGATTACCTGGACAGGCACCCCCCAACAGCCGCCCCACTGCCCAACCAAACCACCCGAACCCACCCAAAGGCCCAACGGCTGtttggaatttaattttaatttcgctCTTCCGACAGACGGCCGTTAATTTTATCTTCTTGCCAACTGTAGAAATAGATTTTCAggttgtttgttattttaggACCCGCTTGCAAAGAAAATCCTGCCATTTGCAGCTCTTACACTTTGCTTTTTCCACCGAAGAAGGagatcaaaaatatttgcaataaaattgtaCCTTGGAGAAGAGCGGTTCTTtatgaaatatatgtacaaattggGGGGAAATTTCAttccacaaagaaaaaaccaatcaataaaatcatgtaaACCCATTGAGAATGTCAACTAAAGACTGAGTTTCCTTGCCTAGAATCATACGTGCAGTTAGAAGAATGTTCTCAGTGTTTgctttgaattaattaaaacccATCGATGGGCAGTAAttggcacagcagcagcagcagttgagaTATTTGCTAATTGAAGCGAATCTACCACAATAAACGTGGATATAAGATGAGGCATAGATGTGCACATGTACGTTGGACTcccgaaaaacaaaattgaaattcaaggCAACAGTTGGCACAGACGGAGAGTTGCTcctaagcaaacaaaactgttgGCCATTGGCTGGGGCAACACAGCGCCTGAATCTGAATTTGAATCCGAATTCGAGTCCTAGGAGAACGAACATTGGGTTTTTGGCTTGTCCCAGGACCCAGGGAAAAGTGTCTCCAACGAAAGTGTGTGTCCAGGGGGTAGTGAGGAGGTTCCTCCATTCGCATAACTAATAAGACACTTATTATGCCGCAGGGCGCCGCGTGGTCTACGGGTAACGTTATACCGAAAACTTAACGATATCACGTACATACGTTAACTAACGCTAACTACGTcgttaagtgtgtgtgtgtgtgtgtgtgtgtgtgtgtggatttttttGGGCACACGCGCCAGGCTTCCAGCAACAGGACTTGGAAAGCGGAGGAGCTCCCAGGACTTTAGTAATCAAGCTCTTGGGCTCCTCGCTGTTGCTTTCATGCTGtggaaatttacattttcaatgttCCACCCGCTGGCCGCGACCGTCCGCATTCCGGAGGCAGTCAGGTGTGTCCTGGAGGTCCCTCTAGGAGTACGACTCCACTTGTAATCAGGATCACGTCGGCCCCAAAACATGAAGCTTAGTTAAATGCCGCTAATTAGGCCTGCTTCTGGCCATTGGGCGCTATTagaagccaagccaaagcccatAAAAaccgcaccgcacacacatggcTAACATAAAGCTAAAGGAAAATCGTATTTGCTTTGAGTTTTCAGCAAGTGGGAAAGTGGAAAGGCGCAAAAGTCGCAGGGGGTATGGTACatacacattttaattatgcttGGGTCAATGCCAGCCGCCAGTTGCGGAGGAAAGCACTTGCCAAAAAGAATCTATTTCCAACGGGGAATTGCCAGCGACAGTATCTACATCACACGCGGGGGGAGGGAAGGAGTAAGggggaaaaacaataaacataagcgcaatattttatatttccgCAGCAAGAAGCCAGCGGGAAAACTGTCAACCAGAACGGGCTAGCACATGAGAACTatcaaaggaaaagccaaTCTGTTGCCAAATGGCCAATTCCATTGAGCGGAATGTACGGCTTTTTGGCTTAAagcacattttgtttttagcctCGTCTCGCGCACTTTGTAGCTCATGAATAATCCTTTCAGGCTTAATCGACTCCCGCGTCCGAGGGCCTGAAATCAGTTTCAAattctaaataaatatgcaaattacgCTGTGAAAAGGTGTCCCCAAAGGGTACATTAGACCCTTGCCAGGGAGCTTACTCCCAGCCAGCCTCCTTGCGTTTTAACAAAATGCTTTTGTCACCTACGTAATCGATTAAGCGATAAGGTGTTTGTATACACTTGCACAATGAAAGGCTCAACAAAGGGCCACGGGCCAGGGCCACggccagcgacagcagcagacaaaaggACGGCAGCCCTTAGCCCCCGAAAAGGGgctttcaaattgaatttatatgGCTGCTAAAgtttacaaatatataaatgaatacacataaataaaggCCAAGCCGGATTttagtggaaaatatttacaatggTCTCTACATTAGCGTGGGATTTTCAATATTCGGTGTACAAAAGGAATGTGTTCAAGGCTTAAAGCTTATAACAAACTATCAAACGGGAAttaggcacgcacacacacacgaatacacattccagcacacacacgcacaccaacGAACGACTGCACACGCATACactaattatgcaaatgtgtttGATTGCGAAAATGGCGAAAGCAAAAAGTAGGCAGCACTTTTCGGATCGCTACTTTTAGAAATCCGAAGACCCAAAAGGAGAAACGAAATGGTTTATGTTTATAGGAGTCTCGACTGACGCTTACCCTCTGATTTTTTGGGGAAAGTGGTGCTTAGAGTGCCAGGGACTGAACCAGCGactttcaataaatattatagTTAAAAAGAAAAGACTTACAGAGTGTCTTCGAAGACTTTGCCGTCGCTTCCTAGTTTTCGTCAAACTTCATTTGATATTCTGGTGGAGATAAGAGATAGAAAGATTGTCttagtaaaatataaaaatgtgtaattCAAAAGACTTCGATTTAACACCAAATAAACCCACCAATATGCCCAACTCTGCCACTTTTCGAGGgtgaaagaacaacaaaaatttgcataattatgcaATCTACGAATgctacaaacacacactggaacacggcacacaaacacacacacacacacacacgcacacaggagCACATTTTGTTGGCTAATTCGAAACAGAAAAGTTTTCAGTAGACCCCCCCTCCCTCCCAGAAAAAGCGTTTCGTATCTGAAGAATTTGGTCAGCAAAATGGTTTGAGAAaccaacgaaacgaaagggaaatgctgcagaaaatttaatggaaaCTAAACATcgaaaaaagaacacaaagaaTTGCTTAAATTGTGGAATAAACTCTTGATGGACGACTGGATTACTCTTTGTGCTCGAGTTTCTCGAGAACCTTGGCAATTTCCTTCTTTAGGGCCACCGCACGTTTGACCAACATCTTGGCTAGCAGTGCATGCTTCTCGGCCATTGCCTGGGCATCGTGATCGCGGAACTGCGATTCGCTTGAGCGGCGAGATCTCTTGGCCAACTTATTGGCGGCTTCCACAGCCTTGAAAGCTTCGGCCAGTGCCCGATTTGCCTGCTTGTGGGCGGATCGATAAGCGGCCTCCAGTGTCTCAATGCGATGGCTCTTCAACTTCTGTGCCTCCTCCACGGAGATGGTCGCTTCGTTCAGCATTGAGGCTGCGCCTGTGGCCATGTCGAAGACCTGTTTGGCCAAGTCATCTGCGCTTTCTTTTTGCACCTCTACTGGTGGCGGTTCAgactttgttttctttgcctttgctgtaATCTCCATTCGGGGATAGACATTGACTGGAGAGTCCTCCTCCACTTTTTGATCACCAGCGgcatctgtctctctggctttAGCTTTCGATTCCTTAACTTTGTCCTCTCCTGTCTCTAAATTCTGTGAATCGCTCTCCCAAATTCGCTTCTGTTTGAAGGCACCTTCCGTAGCTCCTTCCGTCCCTTCCTTGTACTCT from Drosophila subobscura isolate 14011-0131.10 chromosome E, UCBerk_Dsub_1.0, whole genome shotgun sequence includes the following:
- the LOC117889765 gene encoding LOW QUALITY PROTEIN: protein G12 (The sequence of the model RefSeq protein was modified relative to this genomic sequence to represent the inferred CDS: inserted 2 bases in 1 codon) — protein: MAFFGHVPIAIFLLGVIFGCAPTFADLREDLRDFVAIAPRRRIGYIAARYYIFDPRFRQAVGFVRSDEFLKTWQQVRAAPDVAALIDYLNEYGSGYDVTSLVDNLPQRLRAFQLSRTVPVEMMLHRDLTTFLREAXSLMSQKVRQGGDFAKFYKALRDKQFKILVDRARNSSDLQAPLKRLNEKNINIDEILQILFEIINWGPQNP
- the LOC117891482 gene encoding cytosol aminopeptidase, with protein sequence MSRLQFIGGWRRSALGFFRYHGALPQSLRCLQVRTKCDEMRGVAVGLYEKEGDHPPKLSAGGDEFDRLAGGKLTDLILESGLTGELGIGRLYHNIGTEYNCLAVVGLGREGAGYNHEEVIDEGMENVRVCAAVGARALQLQGCGEVHVDGMDYAEQAAEGSALAVWRYNMNRRKRDRTHIPKLELYHSSDTEAWTRGLFKAESQNLTRRLCDTPANEMTPLIFAQAAVDALCPCGVTVEVRTMEWIEDKGLSSFLTIAKGSCEPPVLLEINYCGTAPEDKPVLLVGKGLTFHSGGLCLKPKRGMDEYRGTVSGAALVVATIRAASALSLPINLSAVLPLCENLPSGMAVKPGDVVTLLNGRTMRVMDPGVAGTVMLADPLLYGQATFKPRLVIDVGSMATGVTSALGGSATGLWTNNSFLWKQFQKAGGYSGDRLWRLPLWIYFKHLVTKFGNFDMCNKGRGPASSCLAAAVLHEMVPCSDWVHLDTHGTGMLAKDGVPPYLLKDRMSGRPTRTLIQLLYQLACQCPAA